From the genome of Spirochaetota bacterium:
CTTATATTCTTATTCTATTTCTATTTATAAAAACGTTTATTATGTACCAATCCGTTTTGTAAGCTTTCTTCAAAATTAAAGATTTATTTTTTAAAAATAAAAATTGCGAGTGGAGGGACTTGAACCCACACGCATTGCTGCACCAGATCCTACGACTGTCTTGACTTCCAATTCCACCACACTCTCAAATTAATTTAAATAAGAAATATTTTATTATAAAATTAACTTTGAAAAAACTAAAATTATTAAAATAACTAATTCTAATAATTTTTTAACTCAAAAACTAATATTTTAAAAACAAATGGGCTGCAAAGGATTCGAACCTTTGGCCTACTGATTAAGAGTCAGTTGCTCTACCACCTGAGCTAGCAGCCCATTTCAATATTACGCCTGGCAGGAATTGAACCTGCAACCTATGGATTCGAAGTCCACCGCTCTATCCATTTGAGCTACAGGCGCATTTTATCAAATAAATAGAAAAAATCAATATATATTTACAAATAAAAACAAATAATTTCTCTAATAAAACATTTTTCTCCCCTTATAATTGTTGAATAACTGAAAAAAAGTATTAAAACATAAATATTTATAAAAGCCGGATCTTTTGCATAATTTGAAAGAAAAAAAATATTTTTGAATAAAATATGATCATAGAGAAGCTTTTTTTATTTTTATAATTTATCAAAATTGTTTAATTAATAATTTCATAAAAAATAATTTACAAAATTTAAAATTAAAAACTTTTAATAATATATAAAAATCAATGGGTGGATGATGGGGCTCGAACCCACAGCATCCTGAGCCACAGTCAGGCGCTCTACCATTGAGCTACATCCACCACTTCAATCACTTTTAAAAATTATTAAAATATTTTTACTTAATACAAACTAAAAGAAACAAACCTAAAAATTATTAAAATTATAAACAAATAATTAAATAAAATTATAGTTAAAAATTAAAAATAAAAAAAAATACACCTGGCAGGATTCGAACCTGCGACACTCGGATTAGAAATCCGATGCTCTATCCTGCTGAGCTACAGGTGCATTTTTTATTCGGGAAGGGGAGGCTCGAACTCCCGGCCCCTTGATCCCAAATCAAGTGCGCTCCCAACTGCGCTACTTCCCGATTATTTATTCATCTAAATAAAATAAGATATTTTCACATTATTATAAATTATTATACTAAGCATAGATTAAACTTGCTAAAAAATTTATTATATTATTTTAAAATTTTGTCAAGAAAAATAAAATAATATTTGTTCTTAAGTCAATATAACTATTTATTAACAATTTATTATCAAAGATTTAAATAAAAATTTTCTATTTAATAAAATATAAACTTTATTAATAAATTAAATTTATTTTTTAGCTTTATTAAATTAAAATTAAAAAAGTTAATTAATTTTTAAGATTAAAAATAAAAAAATCCTTATTATTAAAAAAACTATAAACTTTTTACAACTCTTCTATGAAGCATTAAAAATGCAATAAATTGATATAAAAAAGCTTGAAAAATTAAAATAATAAAAATTTTTATGTCAAAAAAATTATTTATGAGTTGTCTTAAAAAAACAATTGGAAAATATAGTGGATTTAAATAAATAATTTTTTTTATAATTGGATTAAATATTTTTTCTGAAAAATAAACAGGAGAAAAATAAATAAGAACAGTTGATGAAATTGATAAAATCAAACCAAGTTTAGTAATATCTTTAATAATTATTGTAAGAATACAGATAAAACCTGTTAATAAAATAATTTGAATTAATATTAATAAAACAATATATATTAATCTGTAATCAAAAATTTTATATAAAATTAAATTAGATAAACTAAAAGATAAAAGCCCTAAAACAAATGATAAAAAATAGGAACTTATAAATTTCATTGAAATAACTTCTTTTGAAGAAAATGGTAATGAAAAATAGTAATTAAGTGATCCTATAGTCAAATCTACTGTTAAAAAAATTACTGCTGTTGAAGAAATTGATAATAATTGAGAAAATAAATATCCTGAAATTATGATTTTAGAATATTCAAAATACCCCATCTTAGAATATCCATAATAAAACATTAGGATAGGGATAAAAAGAGAAAATAATTGGGGTATTATTAACTCAGTTTTTTTAAAATTATTTCTTATCTCACTAAATATAAAATATAACTTTCTCATATAATAATTACCTTTAAATGAAAATTATTTTTTAAATAAATTAATAATTAAAAATCTCTTATAAAGAAATATTTTTATATATTACAGATTTTCTATCTAAATAATCCATAAGTTCTAAAAGAATTTTTTTTCTTTTATCCTTTAAAATCTTTAATTTTAACAAAAACTTTTTTTGGATAGTATTTTTTAAATTTAATACCTCCATTGATTTAACCTTTTTAGGATCTATTCCAGCTTTCTCAAGAATAGTGCTATAATCATTATCTTTATCTATATTAGAAGAATCTAATTTAATAGTTATTGCATTTGATAAATCTAGATTTCCTAATTTATCTTTTAATTTATCAAAATCTTTATTCTCTTCTTCTACTTCTTCAATTTGAGCATCAAGTACTCCATCAATAAGTTTAATTTCATTTACATCAATATCTTTTGCATTTTCAATTTCAATAGAAATAATCTCTTCCATTTTACTTACCTCCCATAATTTTTTATTTTCTAAAATATATTTTTTATCAATAATTGATTCAAAATAATCTCCATGTTCAATTATTATTATGCCTTTACCTTCTGATTTTAATCTTTCTATTTTTTTTAATACAATTTCTTTATTTTTTTTATCTATTCCTGCTAATGGTTCATCAAATAATAAAAAATCACTATTTACTAATAAAGTTTTTATTAACTCCAATTTTCTTTGTGTACCCCCAGAAAGTTGATAAATTTTTCTCTTTTGATCATCAAGTGATATATTAAAAAGCTCAAAATAATGAAATATTTCATCTTTTTTTATTTCTCTTCTAAAATATTTAATATATCCATAAATTGCTTCTATAGGATATTTTTCATTTTTTAGAGTCATTTGCTGAGAACAGAGGCTAACTGTAGATTTATAAAAGCTTGAATCTGGATTTATGACAGTTTTACCTTTATCAGTTTTTATATAAATCTTACCCTTATCTAATTTAGAAATACCTGAAATACATCTAAGAAGTGTACTCTTTCCACATCCATTGGAACCATCGATTTTAATTACTTCCCCTTTTTTAATATTAAATGAAATATTTTCAAATATTATTTTATTATTGTATTTTTTTCCTAAATTATCAAATATTATTTGATTTAATGCTCTCATATAATTCCCTTATATTTTTCCAAAAAAATTAAAAAAATTAAACATTTTAAATTATATATTATAAAATATAAAAAAAATATTTTAAAAAGTAAAAAAAAATCTCCTAGGAGATTAACTACTTGTTATTATTTATTATCATTTTATCTAGTAATTACAATTATTATTATTTTATCGTCTGTATCAACAATAATAACAATGATATCCATCTTTTCCCTCCATAATAACTATATTTGTATCTTGCAAGCTTGCAAATATATATATATATATATATTTGTCAAGAAAAAATTTAACGTTTTAATTTTTAAAAACCAAAATAGTTTTTTACATAAATAAGATTATATGCAAATCTATCTTCAAAAACTTTTCTCTCTAAATATTTGAACTCTTTATCCTCTATATTTTCAGGGAAAGAGATTCTATTTGCAAAAAGAAGTTGTCCATCTATTTTTAAATTCCTTTTTAACATTTTATTCTTTTCTTTTTTACCATACTTATCATCTCCGATAATAGGATAACCTGCATGAGAAAGACTTACTCTTATTTGATGCATCTTACCTGTCTCTATTAAAATCTTAACAAATGAATAATTATCATTATATTTAATTGGTTCTACTATTGTTTTTGAAAGAATACCGCCTTTACCAACAAAAACTTTTTTTAATTTCTCATCTTTTATAAGGTTCAAATTTAATTCTATTTTTTTTTCAAGCTTTCCATAAACAAAAGCATAGTAAATTTTTTCAATTTTTTTTTCTTTAAATAAACTACTTATAAAACTATGAGATTTATAGTTTTTAGCAAAAATAACAAGACCTTCTGTATTTCTATCTATTCTATGAACGGGGGAAGGGACAAAATTATTTATCTTTGGATTATATTCATTTTTATCTATTAAATATTTTATTATAAATTCTTGAAGTATCCAATACTTTTCATTTTGATCAGAATGAACAATAACTCCTTTTGGCTTATAAACTACAATGATATTATTATCTTCATATATAATTTTCAAAAAATATTCTTCTACCTTATAGAATTCTGTAACCTCTTTTTTATTTTTCTCTAATAATTCATCTGAAATATATATTTTTATCTCATCTCCTTTCTTTAATTTATAATAAATATCAACTTTTTTATCATTTACTTTAACTTTCTTTTTTCTTATAATTTTATAAATAAAATTTTTAGATGCATTGTTAAAATATCCTATTAAAAATTTATCAAGTCTCTTTTCTTTTGTAAAATCATCTATAATAATTTTTATCATAATAGTGTCCTTTAAATATATCTAATAAAATTTAAAACAGCATTAAATTTATATTAAGAAATAAATCAAAAAAAAATAAATTAATAATATATCCTTTTAATTAAACTAAATATATCAAAAAAATGAATATAAAAAATATTTTTTAATAATAATAAAATTTAATAATTTATTTTTTCTTGAAACTTTTTACTAAACATTTAAATTTATTTAAATTATTAAAAGAAAATTATTATCAACATAGTATTTTATATATACAATCTAATAATTTTTTTAATAAAAATTTAATTATAAATATATCTTTAATTGTTAAAAAATATAAAAAATAATAAAATAGGAGTTTTTAATGAAAATAATAATAAAAAATAATTCCATGTTAAATATTGTAATTTCTCTTTTTATATTTCTATCTTCCTCCTTTTTAACTGTATCATGTACAAAAAATAACACTTCAAACGGTCCAAAAGAATTCACATATGAAGGAAAAGAGATGGAGATAAAAGGTTTAGTTGAAAAATATGAAAATGAATCTTTAAAAACTTTTTCAATTGTTGAAAATCCAGAATCAAAATCAAGGAAAACCTATATATTAATTGGCTTAAATGATAAAGAATACAAAGAACTTTCTAAATACTTAAATCAAATAATAAAAGTTAAATTAAAGATTATACAACAAATCTCACCATGGACTTTTAAAGCAAAACTTATTAAAATTTTATAAATAAACGATATATAAATAATTCAATTTTCTTAAAATAATTCTTAATAATATAATAATAAAGATATATAAGTGGAGGTATATTGGGAATGTTAAGAAAATTTTTAAGAGTCAAAATACACAGAGCCACTGTAACATTTTCTGATTTAAACTATGTTGGTTCAATAACCATAGATGAAAATATTATGAAAGAAGCTGGATTACTTGAAAATGAAGTTGTCTCAATTTATAATATAAACAATGGAGAAAGGTTTGAAACTTATGTAATTAAAGGAGAGGCAGGTTCAGGAATTATAGGAATAAACGGTGCAGCTGCAAGAAAAGTTCAAGTTGGTGATAAGATTATTATTGTTAATTATGTATATTTATATGAAAATGAAATAAACTCATTAAAACCAAAAATTTTAATTATGAATGATGAAAATAAAATTGAAAAAATTTTATAAAAAATATTTGAAAAATTAAAAAATTTAAACTAATATTTTTTAAAATAAATTTCTTTATTGTTAAAAATTATTCTTATAATTTCCGATAAGTTAAAAAAATTATATAAGGATTTAAATTTTAATAAAAAGGAGTTTAATTATGAAACTAAAAAAACTCATTTTCTTGCTAGCAATTTGTTCTTTAATTTTAAACTTTCAAACTATAAACTTAAAAGCTCAACAAAACTTACAAAAAAATGAATTATTGGTTTCAAAAGTTTTAGAAGACTTTGAAACAAACGATAAAGATTGGAAAGCTGAAGGTTCTAAATATACATCTAAAGGGTATCCTATTGTTAAACCTAAAGTTGAAAGCTGGCCTGAAGCTTTATTCGGGAGAAAAGGTGATCCAAATAACAAATATTGTTTAGGGGTTAAAACTTCATATTTTAGAATGGGATACAACGAACTTAAGTTATTTCCCAAAGAAAATATTAGTGTTCCTGGAATAGCTAAAGCTTTTTATATCTGGGTGTGGGGTGCCAATTTTGCTTATGATTTAGAAATGCAAGTTAAAGATTATAAAGGAATAACTCACACTTTACCAATTGCAAGACTTGCTTATTTAGGGTGGAGATGCCATAAAATTGTGGTACCTGATTTTATTCCTCAACTTAAACAAACATTGCCAAGAATTCAAAATTTATTATTTGAAAGATTTACTATCTGGTCATTACCTGGATCTCAACTTGAAGGCTTTAATGCATTTTTTGATCATTTTACTGTTTTAACTGATGTAGCATATGAAACTTTCGATGGTGATGATTTAAATGATCCATCTATATTTGAGAAAAAATAGAGAATAAATGTTTTACAAGAAAGAGGAATTTATTTTAATATAAATAAAAGGAGTTACAATTATGAAAAAGCTAATAATTTTACTTATAATATTTGGATTATTATTTTTATTAAATATAGTATCAATTAACATTAAAGCTCAACAACAAAGCACTTCTCAAACAGATCCTGATGTTGAAAAGGGTGAGCTCCTAACAGACATTATTGTAACTAAATTTGAAGATGCAGAAGCATGGAGCGGCCAGATGCCTCTTGACCAAGGAACAATTTTATTAATGAAAAGACTTGGTAAACCTGCCGCTTTACCAGACAAAGATCCAGTTACTGGCATTGAAAATAAATTTGTTTTGGGTATAAAAGTACAGTTTAATAAAAGGGGATCTAATAGATTTATAGTTAAA
Proteins encoded in this window:
- a CDS encoding ABC transporter permease, coding for MRKLYFIFSEIRNNFKKTELIIPQLFSLFIPILMFYYGYSKMGYFEYSKIIISGYLFSQLLSISSTAVIFLTVDLTIGSLNYYFSLPFSSKEVISMKFISSYFLSFVLGLLSFSLSNLILYKIFDYRLIYIVLLILIQIILLTGFICILTIIIKDITKLGLILSISSTVLIYFSPVYFSEKIFNPIIKKIIYLNPLYFPIVFLRQLINNFFDIKIFIILIFQAFLYQFIAFLMLHRRVVKSL
- a CDS encoding ATP-binding cassette domain-containing protein; this translates as MRALNQIIFDNLGKKYNNKIIFENISFNIKKGEVIKIDGSNGCGKSTLLRCISGISKLDKGKIYIKTDKGKTVINPDSSFYKSTVSLCSQQMTLKNEKYPIEAIYGYIKYFRREIKKDEIFHYFELFNISLDDQKRKIYQLSGGTQRKLELIKTLLVNSDFLLFDEPLAGIDKKNKEIVLKKIERLKSEGKGIIIIEHGDYFESIIDKKYILENKKLWEVSKMEEIISIEIENAKDIDVNEIKLIDGVLDAQIEEVEEENKDFDKLKDKLGNLDLSNAITIKLDSSNIDKDNDYSTILEKAGIDPKKVKSMEVLNLKNTIQKKFLLKLKILKDKRKKILLELMDYLDRKSVIYKNISL
- a CDS encoding RluA family pseudouridine synthase — encoded protein: MIKIIIDDFTKEKRLDKFLIGYFNNASKNFIYKIIRKKKVKVNDKKVDIYYKLKKGDEIKIYISDELLEKNKKEVTEFYKVEEYFLKIIYEDNNIIVVYKPKGVIVHSDQNEKYWILQEFIIKYLIDKNEYNPKINNFVPSPVHRIDRNTEGLVIFAKNYKSHSFISSLFKEKKIEKIYYAFVYGKLEKKIELNLNLIKDEKLKKVFVGKGGILSKTIVEPIKYNDNYSFVKILIETGKMHQIRVSLSHAGYPIIGDDKYGKKEKNKMLKRNLKIDGQLLFANRISFPENIEDKEFKYLERKVFEDRFAYNLIYVKNYFGF
- a CDS encoding aspartate 1-decarboxylase; protein product: MLRKFLRVKIHRATVTFSDLNYVGSITIDENIMKEAGLLENEVVSIYNINNGERFETYVIKGEAGSGIIGINGAAARKVQVGDKIIIVNYVYLYENEINSLKPKILIMNDENKIEKIL
- a CDS encoding flagellar filament outer layer protein FlaA — encoded protein: MKLKKLIFLLAICSLILNFQTINLKAQQNLQKNELLVSKVLEDFETNDKDWKAEGSKYTSKGYPIVKPKVESWPEALFGRKGDPNNKYCLGVKTSYFRMGYNELKLFPKENISVPGIAKAFYIWVWGANFAYDLEMQVKDYKGITHTLPIARLAYLGWRCHKIVVPDFIPQLKQTLPRIQNLLFERFTIWSLPGSQLEGFNAFFDHFTVLTDVAYETFDGDDLNDPSIFEKK